Below is a window of Deinococcus apachensis DSM 19763 DNA.
GGCGCTTAGGGCCAGCAGGGGCAACGCCAGCCGGGTGGCGATGGGTCTGCGTTTCACGTTCCCAGGCTAGCGGGTCGGGCGCCGTCCATCCCCCACATAGGAGCGCGGGATGAAGCCCTGCTCATACCGCTTGTTTCAGAAATTTCTGAAACTAGTGTACACTCCGCACATGGAGGAGCGCAGCCTCTTCATTGAGCGGACGGGGGTGAGGCTGGAGTTCATGGGCATCCCCCGGGTCGCGGGCCGGGTGCTGGGCGCCCTGCTGACCGCGCCCACCCAGGGGCACACGGCGGGTGAGCTGGCCGCGCTGCTCAGCGCGAGCCGGGCGGGCATCAGCACGGGCATCACGTACCTGACGCGGGTCGGGCTGATTGAGCGGGCGCCGCGGCCGGGGGAACGGGCCGACCGCTTCCGCATGAGACCCCACGCCTGGGCCACCCTGATGGAGCAGGGCAACCGCAAGCTCGCCACCCTGCACGACCTCGCCGTGGAGGGGCAGCGCATCCTCCCGACCGGCGCCGACTCCGGGCCGCTGCGGGAGATGGAGGAGTTCTACGCCCTGTGGCTGCGGCTTTTTCCCGAAATTCTGACGCGCTGGCATACGGCCGAGCGGGAGGGCACGGGAGGCGAAGGATGAACGCACTCGACATTCGTGGGCTGAGCAAGCTGTACGGCGGGGGCCGGGGTTTGCACCCCCTGGACCTGGAAGTGCCGCCGGGCGAGATCTACGGCTTCCTGGGGCCGAACGGGGCGGGCAAGACGACCACCCTCCGCACGCTACTGGGCTTTCTGAGGCCGACCTCCGGCGAGGCGCGCATCTTCGGGCGGGACGTGTGGCGCGAGCGGGTGGAGGTCCACCGCCGGTTGGGCTACCTGCCGGGCGAGGTCCACCTGGGCCGCGATCTGACGGCCCGGGAGCTGATGGACCGCAGCTCCCGGCTGCGCGGTGGAGCGGACCTGGGCTACGCGCGGGAGGTCGCCGGGCGCCTCGACCTGGAGCTGAACCGGCGCCTGGGAACGCTGAGCAAGGGCAACCGGCAGAAGGTAGGCCTGCTCCTCGCCCTGATGCACCGCCCCGACCTGCTGCTCCTCGACGAGCCGACGGACGGGCTGGATCCCCTCGCCCAGGAGACGGTGCTCGACCTGCTGCGCGAGGCCCGCGCGGAGGGCCGCACTGTCTTCCTCTCCAGCCATGTGCTGAGCGAGGTCGAGCGGGTCGCCGACCGGGTGGGCTTGATCCGGCAGGGGCGGCTGGTGCGGAGCGAGCGCCTGGCGGACCTCAAGGCCAGCCTGCCACAGCGGGTCCATGTGCAGTTTGGCCGACCCCCTCGCACGAACCTGGCGGCCCTGCCCGGCATGTCGGGCGGAGTGGTGAACGGGCTGGACTTCCAGGGCACCTGGCGCGGGGGACCGGACGCCCTGGTCCGCGCACTCGCGGCGGAATCCCTGACGGCCCTGAGCCTTCAGGACGCCACGCTGGAGGAGGCGTTCCTGGGCGAGTACAGCCGCGGCGCGGCAGAACGGGAGGGAGTCCATGTGGCTTGAGGTGTTTCGGCAGTCCTTGCGGGACACCTGGCGCGGCCTGGCGTGGTGGGCGGTCGGGCTCACGCTATACGTGCTGCTGATCCTGGCCTTCTATCCCTCCATCAAGAACGACCCCGCGATCAGCCAGGTCATCCAGAACCTCCCCGAAGCGCTGCGCTCC
It encodes the following:
- a CDS encoding GbsR/MarR family transcriptional regulator — its product is MEERSLFIERTGVRLEFMGIPRVAGRVLGALLTAPTQGHTAGELAALLSASRAGISTGITYLTRVGLIERAPRPGERADRFRMRPHAWATLMEQGNRKLATLHDLAVEGQRILPTGADSGPLREMEEFYALWLRLFPEILTRWHTAEREGTGGEG
- a CDS encoding ABC transporter ATP-binding protein; the protein is MNALDIRGLSKLYGGGRGLHPLDLEVPPGEIYGFLGPNGAGKTTTLRTLLGFLRPTSGEARIFGRDVWRERVEVHRRLGYLPGEVHLGRDLTARELMDRSSRLRGGADLGYAREVAGRLDLELNRRLGTLSKGNRQKVGLLLALMHRPDLLLLDEPTDGLDPLAQETVLDLLREARAEGRTVFLSSHVLSEVERVADRVGLIRQGRLVRSERLADLKASLPQRVHVQFGRPPRTNLAALPGMSGGVVNGLDFQGTWRGGPDALVRALAAESLTALSLQDATLEEAFLGEYSRGAAEREGVHVA